The genomic region ttgtcaaagtggcccaatttgttaagttttaattctttaaatacttagttttaatttttagactttatgaataaatttctatgtacaAATTCAatccaagaggcccaattaaaGTCCTTGGTCGAATTTCcccttgaaagtaaaaaaaatagattttttttttagttttcctattagaactaggaaaatagttagaaggccaatatgtatggcttggccaacGACCCTTATACACATTACACTTGAataatacattgaaatcagatttgttttgttgggtgaaaattctctttgagttctccaagaattttctcttgagttttctttagaaggagttttaacaatcttttcgattgtgggagccatcttcaaccttcttcttgccattgttcttcattggagggaagattagagccgtttgaagggagttgtgaaatctttctggatttcaaggcttcttaggactttctttattttcttgctgttcaatctttttttaattttctgcttgtgtcgatttcattatctaacttgtttaaactTTCTTGTTGCGTCTCCAGTCTCGTTCAACCTTCAAGAATCTGTTCGGCATCAACCTTAGACAACAAGAAACGTTTTTGATTCACAAATCCCCTCTTTCTTGCCATCCAAACCCTAGATCTAGTTGATTTCGTGAGCtgctgagtttttttttttgaaattaacttgctgttttgtgttcttcttttcagattcggctGTTTGGAGCCTATCTTGAATTCAATTCCGTGAtcttggcttccaagattagctattcataagtgtttttaattcttagttgatcttttattgatttgggtattttcgtttcagatctaattgattctaagtcgaattttctgtttcgttttagATCCAAGCGTTTAGCGTGTTCATaagagtttcccgtgacttgacaactcgatcttggtccgcgcgcaaccctctatcatcaaatcaattcaacaatatatatatacatattcatatacGAATCAGATTCAAGAatgtataatcatatacaaatcaatttggCAATGGATAACCATATATGAATCAAGTTCGGGAatgtataatcatatacaaattaattcaGCAacttatatccatatacaattcaatttcaacaatgtataaccatatacaaattaatttcaaaaaagtaTAATCATATACTGAATCAATTCAAGAACTTATcttcatatacaaatcaatttcgacaatgtataaccatatacaaataaatttcagcaatgtataattatatacgAATCAATTCGCAACTTATCttcatatataaatcaatttcgataatgtataaccatatacaaataaatttcaacaatgtataattatatacgaattaattcggcaatgtataaaacaatcaaattcgacaatatatatatctataattaatcaaattcggCCACGTATATaacatttacatttaaattcaaaaacattttttttacttatgaacttacctcgtttGGAAACGAACGGATCAGAATGACTATTCGACAACTTTCGATTTTCCCCGATTCAAATCTaatttcttcctttcttgatctaaatcaattcaaatttaacttatttagagacatattcattcaatttaatccaaaaacacataaaagaGCATTTTGtactttagcccctaacatttcacatttttacaatttagcccctatttcacaaaatcacaaattacacaaaattttaatacaccCATGcttagacaaatttattagaGGTCCCTAGCAGCCTAAAacttgcatttatttcacatttcaaccactcaatttacacatttctcaatttaatccctatttgacattttcataaaaaatcactttataaaatatgaaaatttaacattaaatattcatatttcaccattaaacatcaaagaaCACATAAGCTTGTCAATGGCaactatcaaaatctttaacagttttgaaatcgaAGACACGGGTTAGATAGTACTAGTTGcaacgactccaaaaacataaaaatcattaaaaatgggacaaaaataCTCACCATGCACCCAAGGATACCATGGCCGAACCTTGATAGCTTAAATGGTATTCTTCCTTAGCCAAAATCGGTTGAAGATGGTGAAGAAAGATGATaactatgttttgttttatttaatttatatttatttactaatttattttaatgccATTAATGAAATCATTAGAAAATCATATAATGGATGACCATTTATGTCATTATCCACTAACTATGGTCTAATCACATCATAAGGACCtcacatttaattaatcatagcaattgagcattttaacaaataatatgcaacttttgtattttacgcgattaagttcttttatcaaattaactaaccaatcggtaaaatgaaatcatgaaattttaacacatatcaaataacatcctctaaacacaaaaaataatattaaaataattttacgaccTCAGTTTTGTGGttttgaaaccactattctgatttagcTAAAATTGAGCTGTTAcatataattagtttaatttgattGTTGTTATTAGTGTTGGTTCTCTCTCAATCATGGTGCTCGCGCGCCGAGAATTGGCAAGGCGGTCATTTATTTAATGCCCTCATAcgctatgagtttatattaaaTCATAGGACTATAAGGAATtgaaaaatgattaataaaCCATGTGACTAAACTAGTTCAAGGAAATTGACATACGAAAAGTATGAGATGAGAATTTAAACCACatttatgttaattataattacacTGTAAATTAGTAAAGAGTGAGTAAGGCCTTAAAGGTGAATTAAACCTCATAAACCTCAAGCTAAGTTGAGTATCTTCCTTGATTTCTTACACATAGATTAACATGTTGTTTCTTACACATAGATTTGATTGTGGATTTTGAGAAGCCACGTTCGTTTCGAAAGATTTTATCACCTTTGCGAAGTTGAAGAGTATGTTTTAATACTAAGTTCTTATCTCTTATAGCATGGCATGTACATAAGTTAAGTTTTAGTCAATATTAAGTTTATAAgtttgatttttacttaatagaGTCTATACTATTTTAGAGATTTCAATTTAAGTCTCAatgttttgtaaaaattgtataaGTTCCTCAAATTACAAATTGTGTTATATGAACTTTGAAAACGATACAAGTGTCTTATGAACTCATGAGTATGATTTATTGATGTTTGAAGTAAGTTCAAGAAGGAGTTCAAATGTTTTCAAGTATTCTTGAGCTCTATTTTGTGCTTACATGTAAATGAGATGTTTCAGGATGATTTTGGTGtgttttaatattgtttttaagtttCCCTACTTCAAATCTCTAGACACGCATGTTCTTAAGACTCAAATTTTGCTCCGAAGGTCTAAGGTCTCAAGACTTGCACCCAAGTCTCGAGATTTTTAAACATCAAAGTCTAAATCCACAATTCTACACACAAGTATCGAGATTTTTATCCCAAGTCCCAAGACTTACATGGTAAGTCTCGATACTTTGTTGGCTAAGTCTCAAGACCTGCAATCGCTGCACCCATACAATATTTTATCGGTTTGTGCCCCTAGCAACCCGTTTTATGTTTTAGGGATGTCCAAACCTTAAAGAAATATTCcgaaatgatttttaaaatgaaattaaacttcTTGAAGGTTGAAATGTGGTTTAAGGGAAATTTTATTAgattcttaaaagaaaaactttgaaACCGGAGGTGAAATGGGTAAAGGGTGTAACACACAAATAACTCTGTAGATATAATACAGCCTTCGAGAATTTGTGATTCCCGCCAAAATTTAGGCTTGGTTATTGGCTGAAGTTTTTACAAATTGAAACCGACTATTTTTAATGCTTTGAATAGGAGAATTATTGATCATCCTCTCCTCAAAATCTTATATAGACATATATTATTTGCGCGTAACTGTGAATATGTATATGATACATTTCCCTGTTTCTCTATGGCCAAAATTATcccattaaaagaaaattaaacatgatatatcATCCCCACCTCCAACGTAGATGCATGGGGTACACTTAACGCATAGGTTGATAGTCGGCTGTTTCTCCTCAAGAATTCATACCCATAGTTAATTACAAGCTTTTTTATCAGGCTAGATCCTTGCTTGGCTTTGACATATGAGTGCCCTAGTATGTATGCTATCCCAGCTTCCCTAGCTTCCATTAGTTCCTGCAACTCTTCCCTTGCACCAGTATCTATCTCCGGGCTCTTTGGCACAATAAACCGTACTCTTTTTCTCAGTTTTATTACAGGAGGTGGTGACCATATCTCCTTCAACTCTGATGGACCAGCTGCCTCTATGTTGTCTGCATCATCCTCCCTCATCTGAACCCCTTCTGTATGGCTAGAACATGTTCCGACGACTGTcattttatcatcatctttcaccAGATCTTCATTAACACTACCAGGAGCAACACTTTCTGACCGTATAAACTCCGCTATACTGCAAACAAGATCTTTCTCAAACTCCATGTCATCTTTATGAACATCGCGATACCCGTATCGTACGATGCACCTATAAAGCCTGTACTCCCTAGGTCCAATATGACCGACTAGAAACCGTTCCTCAGGTTTAACATGAGGAACTGGGACAGATTTGATGCAAAGAAAAACTAGGACCTGATGGAAGGCTGGAAGGTTGGTGACAAAGTGGGAGAAGATTGCAGGGATTCCGGATACGAGCTCAGTGTGGACAAGTCCAATCCCACGAACCCGTACTATGCCTAGACTCGGACCCAAGCTAAGTAGCCAGTTGATGGATACCTTGTTTTGAACATCGAACTCATATTTTTTCAGTGTGCCATAGTGCCAAACACACATGATTATAAGGAAGATGAAAGCAAGGGCAATCGGAACCCAGGCCCCTTCAAGGAACTTGGTGAGGGAAGCAGTGAAGTAGAGTGCTTCGATTGtgccaaaaaagaaaacaaagcctATTGCCAAGAATACACTCTTTTGCCAGCATAAAACAATTACCAAAGACATCAGGCAGGTAGTGACCAGCATCACAGTTATAACAGCCAAACCTATCCAAAAAGAAACACGAAGAGTCAAAATTACTAGTACAAATGCAGATACAAAAAGACTATCCAATTTACGTTTCATAATTCAGAATATGTTTTCAAGGAAAGACGGATATCAAATATGTAACATTGTTtctcaatattaaaataataaatgaagcAACAAATTCCCTACTCCTGTCTCCTATTGCCTCAAACACCAATAATTTAGTGCCAAACTTTCAGGCAACTTTAATTATATCAAGACCGATCCATGTAGAATTTCCTTAGATTTAGGAAGAGGTGAATCGTTTTCCATTTCTGCTTTCAGTCTCGCATATAGGCAATGTCATGATCTCATATCCACATATATGGCTGGAAACAGAAAACATCCTTGTCTATGTTGCACCAGTATAGATGCTCacaattattataaattgttggCACTTTAGTGGTTAGTAGAGTTAGCATGGAGATTAAGAATTTAACCCATAGCTGCTAGAAAATAGACTCTTTATGATTATGATTTGTTGGCCTCACCAGTGCTCCCGAAGGAGTGAAAACCAAAAGATGAAGGTGATGAACTGGCTTAATAGGATAGGCTAGGACTTCCCTTTTACTAGAATGTCCATCTACTGGAACTACCCTTGATGTAAGCTACCTTGCTTAACCAATTCCACTAATCTTACTAACTCATATCTGTTCCCTTCTTCTGTATCTCCAGGACCTGCCCTTGCCATTTAATGAACTCCAGCCCTTAAATGAAGTATGAGATTTCCTTTAGTGGATGCCATGCAACTCTTAAAAGCAGATGCTGAGAGAAAAGGAACTGATATTGTTGCAAATGGGCCTGATGTAGTTTAGATCTCTATCGTACATGGGGAATTTTCAGACATACAAAATGCAATCTATCAGTAAAGTACAGGTTTTGGTGGGTCCAAAAGAAATACCATGTGTTTCCAGTTTCCAAATATGAAGACATGGTTCAGGCTAGAATATCAAGCTAAGACACAAGATGCTCTGAAGCCCCAAGTTATAAAACCAATCAAACACATTTTTGGAGTGGATTTTCATACCTGATGCATTACCCATGCGCCTCGTGTCTCTAAAGCCAACAGTAACTGCCAAGCATAACACCATCAGGAGCCAGTTAATCTCAGGAATGTAGATCTGACCATGGATTTTGGATGATGTGTGGATTATTTTGACTCTTGGGAAGCAACCAAGGGAAGAGCACTGTTTGATGATGGAGAATGTTCCAGTTATAATAGCTTGGCTTCCAACTACTGCGGCAAGTATGGCTATAACCAGAACGGGCCATCTTAACTTTTCTGAAGCGATAATGTTTTGATAGTTGCAGTTAGCTGAAAACTCACCTATCATCCAAATTAGACTGTCAAGAACGACTTAAGGTACCTACCTGGTACAGATACATAAAATCCAATTCTGTAATCACTTTCGATAATATGATGCTGAGATAGATAGGCAGCTTGCCCCATGTATGCAAGAATCAAGGATGGATAAACCAAAAAGGTGAAAGCAATCTGCAGAAATGAGAATTCCCATTAGATAAAAGCTGTTAATCACAGCATAATTCAAAGGTGAACAATAACCAGCAAGCATGCAACTATAGAAGTTCTTTTGTCTAAATTAAATGCTTCTGATgcctaaaatttcataaaagagTAATGAAATTGTCAGTTGGTAATTGAAATGCCTGCATGTGTTTCCTAGAAGATATGTAGTTTTCTCCTGAATGTCAAAACTACACCACgaagtaaaaagtaattaagaTGACATTGTCAACCAAAATCATAATTCAATAGTCCAAACAACTTGCAACAGAATATTTGTTTAATCATCCATGAGACAGAACAGTTGGCTCTTCTCAACAACTCCTACCATGGCAACTAGACTTGTCAATTCTAATCCTAAACGCCGGTTTTTTGAAGTTTGGCTTTGAAGTTCAAATCTCTTTGGtatagaaattgaaaattgagaTGACTTTGTTGAATTTGATTGAAAGCAAACGAATGACTACAAGGAAACTTTAAGTAAAACGTTTTAGTTCCATAAAATGTAAAAAcgtatatttttttttccaatcatATTAGACAATCAACtataatttaaagaatataaattaaaatgtttagatgtatttttaaatatagtgTTTTCCCTTTTACCTTTGAATTAAattctaataatatataaattgatcagattttaaattaaattagattttattttaaaactcaataatCTGAATTTGAAAAGACCCAAATTCAAATAATCTAAGTGTCCAACCCAAATTATCCAAGCCCAAAATGCCTTGAATCTAGAgatatttaaaccctaaatcatatgAACTCAAAATGATCTAAACCCAAAATTGACCCAGCCCGCCTATTAATAGATCTAAATGCTAACTTAGTGTGAAGAAGAAATCCTTAACCATGAACTAAGCATATATACCTTTATTGACAATTGTGAAAAATGTCCAAGATCCGCAAACATAGCCTCTGAACCTGAacaatgaaaatgtaaataaacttATAATCAATCTTTTTATTCTCAAATGGTAGCAATACacacaaataaacatataaccaAAACCACACGCACTGACCTGTTATACACAATAAAATACCACCCAGAGACATCCAACCTCCTCTCTGGGTTTTCCTAAAAAATTTGTACATGTAATATGGAGAGAGAGCTTGATACACATGAGGATTCCAGTGAATGATATTATATAATCCAATGGCACTGATGCAAAGAAGCCATACTAGAACCACAGGTGCAAACAGAAAACCAACCCTGTGTGTGCCATAATGTTGAAGGGCAAACAAGCCTATCAGTATGATACATGCGACTGGAACCTCTACGTCTGCAAAATTTGTTGAACCTTCATAAGAGGCAGTAGAATGCTATATGGATGACATAGGAAGCGAAGAAAGCTGGTATAAAATCTCAAGGATCAAATAAAGAACGATTTGTATGGAGACATGCACTTGAAAGAGAAATTACAATTAGCAGTCACGGTTAGAAATTCTGCTAAGACCAACTTCCAGAAGCATTTCAACGTGgtctttatttttaacatttcataGGAGCATCAGTAATAGCTTATCTGAAGTGCAATTAATATACTTTGGGCAAAAAGAAGACTATACAACTAAACACTTAGTTGCAAAGCTAAAACGACACTTTGAAGACCACGAATTGTTGTTTAGTGTCAACCTGACGCTAGGGTCCCAGCTAGCACATGAGTACAAATTCTACATGGTTTGAATAAGTTGGCTTATTTTAAAACTAGAATTATTAAGTAGGTCCTTTCTTTAGGAACTATAATTTATCATGCAGGAGCATATTAAGTAACTTGATGCCAAAGGGTGTACTCCTAATGTCTCATATGATTTCCCAAGGTGGGTCAGTGGTTTTGATATAAACTGAAAGTTTCAATTGAAAGCAGAGTATGCAGGCAAAAATATCACTAAAGAGATTCAATCTACTAGTTTGGGTGGACTATGTAACTGTATATGACCCAGTTTAGAATGTTGATTGGAAAGTCTAACCAACTTGAGGTGAAAGGTAAAAACTATGGGTCCCACAATACATATGCTTAATGTTATGAGAGACCAAGATCGAAAAATGAAGATAATCACAGAAATCATGTGCCGTATAGATTAATTGTTGAAGAACTCAACGCCAAGAGACATAATACAAACTTAGAAAAGTCTGGACAACCATCCTAAAACTTGAGAATTACTGAAGCAATCAAAAGGACCTACAATCTCACTTTGTGCTAAAATCCAGCAACGCCAACAGGGATTGGCATCATGGATTATTTATCTAGAAAAAGTACCAAGAAACTTAGCCTACAAGCCGAGCTTTTGTTATCAGCCATGAGTTGTCTTCTCTGGCTAACCAAGAGTATATTTAGAAGCTATAGTTATGTGCAGCCGAAGCAAGTGAAAGGAGAAAGCATCTTACATTTATGATGCTCTTTTGACATTGATAGCTCGAGCCCAGACACCGCAGAGAAAACTGCACAAACAACCCGAACAATCAAACAATCCAGTTTATGACATAATTACCACAAGAAACCAGGGAAAGAAAACTGTAATCACCCGAAATAGCTGGTGTGAGGATACCATCACCAATTACCATACAGGTCCCAATCAAAGCAAGAACAAGCAAGAACCTTTGCAACACCCTATGCTTCTCTAAAGAGGATTTCAACCTTGACCCAAAACTTGATTGTGGTGCCAAACCGATACTATCCTTCTTGTACTCAATCAGCTCTTCATCTGCCAATTGGCAATTGGGCAGTGAGTTGACTCGGGCGTGTCGACACAGCAAGGAGTACAAGGCAAAAGTCCCTCCTTCACCATTATCATCAGCTCTAAGTACTATAAACACATATTTGAGCAAAGGCACCAAAGTGAGAGTCCAGAAAACAAAAGACAAAACCCCATAGATTTCTTCATTTGTCTCCGAGTGTTGAATATCTTCCTCAAATGTGCTTTTGTAAACATATAGGGGGGAAGTGCTTAAATCCCCATAGACTACTCCAAGGCTTTGGTATGCCAAAATCAATACCGTTCTCCATGATTCCTTCTgcaacaatattaaaaaataatccaattaGAACCCCGAATTAATGTTACTCATTTAACTCCTTGAAcgagttttctttttcatcattcAGTATTTACTTTCAAACTCAAATTTGTGTTTCCCTTTAATGAAAGAACATAAATGGGTTCTCAGTG from Gossypium raimondii isolate GPD5lz chromosome 1, ASM2569854v1, whole genome shotgun sequence harbors:
- the LOC105785552 gene encoding potassium transporter 6, whose amino-acid sequence is MDLETGVYQNFAKKESWRTVLILAYQSLGVVYGDLSTSPLYVYKSTFEEDIQHSETNEEIYGVLSFVFWTLTLVPLLKYVFIVLRADDNGEGGTFALYSLLCRHARVNSLPNCQLADEELIEYKKDSIGLAPQSSFGSRLKSSLEKHRVLQRFLLVLALIGTCMVIGDGILTPAISVFSAVSGLELSMSKEHHKYVEVPVACIILIGLFALQHYGTHRVGFLFAPVVLVWLLCISAIGLYNIIHWNPHVYQALSPYYMYKFFRKTQRGGWMSLGGILLCITGSEAMFADLGHFSQLSIKIAFTFLVYPSLILAYMGQAAYLSQHHIIESDYRIGFYVSVPEKLRWPVLVIAILAAVVGSQAIITGTFSIIKQCSSLGCFPRVKIIHTSSKIHGQIYIPEINWLLMVLCLAVTVGFRDTRRMGNASGLAVITVMLVTTCLMSLVIVLCWQKSVFLAIGFVFFFGTIEALYFTASLTKFLEGAWVPIALAFIFLIIMCVWHYGTLKKYEFDVQNKVSINWLLSLGPSLGIVRVRGIGLVHTELVSGIPAIFSHFVTNLPAFHQVLVFLCIKSVPVPHVKPEERFLVGHIGPREYRLYRCIVRYGYRDVHKDDMEFEKDLVCSIAEFIRSESVAPGSVNEDLVKDDDKMTVVGTCSSHTEGVQMREDDADNIEAAGPSELKEIWSPPPVIKLRKRVRFIVPKSPEIDTGAREELQELMEAREAGIAYILGHSYVKAKQGSSLIKKLVINYGYEFLRRNSRLSTYALSVPHASTLEVGMIYHV